Part of the Bacillus andreraoultii genome is shown below.
CTGTCTGCTTTTAACCAATAACGTCTTACATGGGCCCAGCAATTAGCGAAGGTAATCCCTTCAATTTTGTCATAGGCTGAATACCCATCACAGACAATCGTTCCCGAATAATCTTCAATGAATCCTTCAAGAACGGATCGTGATCGTGATAATGAGCTGTGAAACAGAACGATTGCCGGACCTTGACAGGGCACACTTCGAAAAACCCAGTTATAAGCATTAGATTGGCCAGATTTTCCATCCGACCGATTGATAATTTGTCCATAAGTCTCATCGACGTGTAAAATGGACTTCTCCAACATTATATTCTTCATTCGCTCATATACGGGCAAAAGCCAGTCATGTGATGCTCGAATAACCCAATTAGAAAGGTTTTTATCATTCGTATTCAAGCCATAACGTTCCCACTCCTTTACCTGCCGGTAAAGGGGCAAGTATTGCACAAATTTATCATAAATTACTTTGGCAAGTACACTCGGACCAGCAATGCTTCGTTGAATCGGAGGTTGAGGTGATTTGCCACGTTTAATTTGGGCCTTTTGAGATAAATCCGCTTTGCAGTTTTTACATTCATATGCATGTTCAATATGTTGAACTTTTTCCATTCTTGCAGGTATAAATTCAGCCTCTTCACGTACGATTGTCGTACCTATTTCAGTCATTTGGCATTGACAACAATCACAAATCGTATTTTCCGGATGATAATGAATGGCCTTTACTTCAACATTTTCATGTAATGAATCATTTCGTTTTTTATTTTGAACTTTGCGTACAACAGTATAAGAAATCGTCTGTTGGCTTTGTTCTTCTGTGTGCTCAGAATCATTAAAAGACGGGTCATCGTCAAATAATGATATTTGTCCATCAAGTGTATTGTATTTAGATTTCTCTGTTTTCGATCCATATAAAAGTTTTGTTAAATAGCGAACTTGCTCAGTTAGTGATTTAATCTGTTTGGACAATGCTTCATTCTGTTGATTAGAATGAGCCAATTGTTCTTTAAGAAGTCGAATTAATTTCTCGTTTTGATTCTGATTATTAGATGAAGCATTAACCAAAAGATTCACCACCATTCATTCAAATAAGATAGTTCTAGTATAGCATTTTAAGCATAGTAAATACAGCTTTAAATCAACTTTTTGATAGATTTAAAATTGCCCTTTTTGAGAAGGTTGAATAGCTTTTGGCTGCTGAATGGATAATCCTTCTAATAACCAGCGGAGTTCTTGTTGTGACAGATTTCGTACTTCCTTTTCGTTTCTTGAATATTGGGGCCTGACCCCCACCGCGTTTGACCCACTATCCTTGCACCACTGGTAATAAAATGGAAAAATATCAAAATTCACCAAAAATATTTACAAATAAAAGAAAAACTCCTATTGTAGAAGAAAGACCATACATGTTCCTAATCTTCTACAAAGGAGCTAAAAATGAGTAAGAAAAGTATAGGTCATAAAAAGGTAATTTGTCAATGTTTATCGATTTTACCTACCGACGAATTTGCTTGTCCATTATTAAACTATGATTATGATAAGCTCTCGGTAGATTCACTTTTAAAGATATTTGTGGCTGCTCAAATTGGCAAATGGGAATCCTATGCGGATATTGAAGAAAAGATACGGTCGGATAAGAAACTCCGCGAAGCTTTGAATTTACCAAGTATTAGTGGATCCCAACTCTCAAGAAGAATTAATGAATTACCCACAGAAATAGCACAGAGTTTTTTTCTAAAAGTAGTTTATATACTTAGGGATTTAACAAAGAATTATAAAGGAATTGATTCAACAATAGGCAAATTAAGTATTGTAGATTCTACTCATATAAAACTTCCCCCTCAACTATGTGACTGGGCTTATGTCACAAAAGGGTGGAATGTTGTAAAGATGCATACTAGACTAGTTGTCTTGTCAGAAAATGTATCATTTCCAGATAAAATACTACCTTCTACCGGAAATGTTAGTGATTTTGAGAGTACAGATGTACTAATTGAAAAATCAGATACGACCTATGTAATGGATCGCGGATATCCATCAAATAAAAATCTTAATGACTGGCTCGAACAAGAGATTCATTTTGTTGTTCGGCTATCAAAAAACTTTAAATTTGTTGCAAGAGAAAATTACAACATTACTAACTCAGTGGTACAGAAAGATTGTAAGGTTCTCGTTTATCCTAGTAAACGCCCGGCGCGTCTAGTTGAGTTTATCGATGAGGATGGGAAATTATATCGCTTATTAACGACTCGATTTGATTTAACCGCTGATGAGATAATGGACATTTACCGGTATCGTTGGATGATTGAAACGTTTTTCAAATGGATAAAGCAACATTTAAGGATAATTAAGATTTGGAGTACGAAACCACAAGGTATGTGGAATCAAATGTTTATTGCCTTAGCTGCCTATTGTTTATCACTAATTGTGCAAATTAAATCTAAAACAAAAAAGACTTTATGGGAGGTTCTTAGAGCGTTAAGAACGTATATGTTTAAAACGTGGGCTTCATTCCTAAAAGAACTACATCCGAAAAAAATGAAAACTTCGAAAGGACGACAAAAAATACCTATAGTGAAGGAAAAGCAGGATATCTTTGTGGGGACTATTGCCAGAATTAAGCCGCAAAAAAGAAAATAGGTAAACTTTTATTTTTTTTATTATAAACTGGAAAAAAATGGGAACAAGGTCTTTCTGGAACCCTATTCTCATTTTTAAATTTATCTAATGCATACAATTTCCATTTTTTACTATTTATAGGTTTTTTTTACAGTGGTGCAATTGTAATGCGTTTGACCCCCACCGCGTTAATGTGCTAAAGTCTCATCCCCAATAAACATTTCCTTTGTCCCTTTTTATAAAAGAAAACCCACAAAAAACCAACTAAAAATAATTTTCTAAATATTTTCATTTTCCTATTGACAAGGTGAGAAAATTGTCGTATTTTATATACAAACATTCGTTCCTAATATTTTTTTGGAGGGGATTTGATGTCTAGGAAGCATCGGATTTGGTATCCGGGGGCGATGTATCATATTACGGCTCGTGGGAATAAGCGAGCGGCAATTTTTAAGATTAAGCAAGATTATGAAATGTACTTGACCTTATTAGATGAGGTTCGCAACAAGTATCCTTTTCAACTCCACGCGTACTGCTTGATGACCAACCACTTACATCTTCAGATTGAAACCATTCGTGACCATATTCAATACATCATGAAAGATCTACATTCTCGCTATGCTATCTATTTAAATAAACGATTAAAGACAGATGGACATGTCTTTCAAGGGAGGTATGGGGCTCAGTTAATTCAGGATGACTCCTATTTCTTAGAAGTGAGTCGCTATATTCATCGAAATCCATTAGAAGCTAAAATGGTGAAACGTGCGGAGGCGTATCCTTGGAGTAGCTATGCTTCTTATATATTTAATGAAGGTAATCCGTACATAGATAAATCGAAAACGTATGCGTATTTTCCAGAGCCGAGTCATTTGTATTATCAACGGTTTGTTGAGAGTAATCTTGATCTTAAGGAGATGGATGTAAAGGAGGGCAAGGCATGGGAGCTAGTGTTACAAGTATAGGGTTAAAAGGATTAGAGGGCTACCGTGTTCAAGTAGAAGTACAAGCAATGGATGGGATGGATGCCATTGTTATTGTTGGTTTACCGGATGCGTCTGTAAAAGAATCAAAGGAACGGATCTCAGCAGCTCTTGTCTCGATGGGGTATTCCATGCATGAGAAGAAGGTCGTTATTAATCTATCCCCTGCTGAACAGAAGAAGAATGGGCCACTTTTTGACTTACCGATGGCGATTGGGATGTTAATAAGTATGAATGAAATAAAGGTCCAAATTCCACCTGATACGGCCTTTATTGGGGCGTTGTCATTAGCTGGTCATATTCGACCGGTTGAAGGAATGTTACCGGCTGTGTTGGCTGCACGAAGGTTAGGGATCCACACGATTTATATGCCTTATGATGAACAGTTGCCTGCACTATCGTTTCCGGACTTAGAGATTATTTATGTAGCCCATCTACAAGACGTTTTGCAACATTTAAATGGACAGCCAGTGTTACCCATTTTTACACAAGCGCAAACACGGGCTGAAGAGCAGCAGCTTTCGAATCGTATTGATTTTCAAGAAATTATTGGTCATAAACATGCAAAACTTGCCCTGGAAGTAGCGGCTGCCGGGGAACACCATGTTTTAATGTCTGGCCCACCTGGTTGTGGGAAAAGTTTTTTGGCTGAAAGTTTTCCGTCTATTTTATCGCCATTAACCGAAGAAGCGAGGTTAGAAATGATTAGTTTATATCATCTTAGTGGTGAGACACTCGAGAATACGAAGACTCCACCTTTTCGTAATCCCCATCATACAGCATCAGGCGTATCGATAATAGGAGGTGGGCAAAATCCGAAACCGGGTGAAGTGTCTCTAGCTCATCGAGGGGTGTTATTTTTAGATGAAATCGCCGAGTTTTCGAAAAAGACGTTAGATATGTTAAGACAACCATTAGAAGCTGGTAGGGTTACCATTAGCCGTGCACATTCAACGGTCACTTATCCTGCGCAGTTTATTTTAATTGGGGCGATGAATCCGTGTCCTTGTGGATTTTTAGGGTCGAATACTCATTACTGTACATGCACACCGAATAAAATACAATCCTATCAAAATAAGTTATCCGGTCCGATTCGTGATCGGTTTGATATTTTTCTATCGTTACGGCCTGTTGATTTAAACAAACGCCATAAGGAGAATCAAGAATCATCGGAAGTTGTCCGAAAGCGTGTTGCACAGGCAAGAGAGCGCCAATATGAACGATATGGAGTAGAAATATGTAACAGCCGAGTCTCCTATGAAGAACTGATGAAAAAGAGCCCACTCACCCATCAACAACAAAATCTACTGAAGCAACTATCAGCGAAAAGAAACTTCAGCAATCGTACTCAAATAAAAATCATCCGTCTCGCCCGAACCATTTCTGACTTAAAAGGAGAAGAGGCAATCACCGACGAAAGCCTATGGCAAGCGGTACAGTTGAATAACAGAGAAATGAGTACAAAGGATAAGCGGAAAGTCGTGTTTTCATGGGCTTGATTTTGGAAGTGGATTTGTCCCTAGAAAATCGAGCCTGCCCCCAGTACGTTTTAATACATTATTAGGTTTACTTGTTTTCAAAGATTGCTTATTTTTAACGAAGAAAGTCAAGGTCTGACCCCGGTCCGTGATAGAATATTAGGTAAGATAATATTAATTTGCGAAGGAGGAATTCAAATGTTGTGGGAAGAAGTGAAAAAAGCATACCCTGATAAATGGGTTGTGTTTGAAGCAATTGAGGCGCATTCTGAAAACAACTTCCGTATTGTTGATGAAATCGCTGTTATTGACTCCTTTGATGACTCCATGGACGCATTCCGTCGCCATTCAGAGCTGCATAAACAAAAGCCGAATCGTGAACTGTACTTTTTCCATACATCAAGAAAGAGCTTGGATATTCGAGAGAAAAAGTGGGCGGGGTTAAGGAAAATATGATAGAGATTAAAGAAGTATCGGGCTTACCGTTTACAGAGGTACATGTAAATTTTCGTGGGAAAAGTATTAGGTTAGAAAATGTTTTAATTGATACTGGTTCTGCTGGTACGATTTTTAACGTAAATAAGCTAGAGAAAATTGGTGTAAAACCGGAAGCAAATGATGTAACTCAGACAATACAAGGTATAGGTGGAATTGAATTTGTCTACACGAAAAGTATTGATAAAATAAAAATATCTGAAGAAATAGCAATCAGCAATTTTCTTGTTGAATTAGGGTCGATGGATTATGGTTTAGAGCTGAATGGGATTATAGGGTATGATTTCATGAAAGAAGTTGGGCTGGTTATTGATTTAAAAAAATTTAATATATCCATTTAATTTGTACTGAAGGGTTAGTGTAAATCTAATCCTTTTTATTTTTGCGATTTTTTTGGGGGGCAAAGGGAAATAAAATTGCTTTGGTAATAAAATGGAAAAAGATCAAAATTCACCAAAAATATATACAAATAAAAGAAAAACTCCTATTGTAGAAGAAAGGCCATACTTGTTCCAAATCTTCTACAAAGGAGCTAAAAATGAGTAAGAAAAGTATAGGTCATAAAAGGATAATTTGTCAATGTTTATCGATTTTACCTACCGATGCATTACTAAACTATGATTATGATATCATATTCATTTTAATTTGCTACTATTAGTAGGGGTGTTATGATATGTTCCTTAGCTACTAATCTATTCTCATTTTCTTAGTCATATCTACTAGACTCCTTTAATCTCTTTGTAATCACCTTTTAACTATTCATATCTTTTCCAACTTCGATAAAATATATTCGTAGATTAATAAAGAAAAATGAATTTGATAACTATAAAGGGTATAAAAATATGACTAAAGCCTAATCCAGTTACATTCTTCTATGAGTGATTCCATTTGATTTTTCAAACAAGTGTACATTGTTCACTTGTTCTATTACTTTACAAGTTTATTTAGACGGCGAGCTGCTAATCGCCCGCCATCCCGCAGAATATTTCGTTCGCTGCTATACACCCGCCATCCCGCAGAATATTTCAGTTCGCTGCTAGACGCCCGCCATCCTCCAGAATGTTTCCGTCCGCTGCTAGACGCCCATTATTTAGCAGAATATGTCAGTTCACTGCCAGCTTTCCAATGTTTTTGGCCAGCTGCTATTCCCTACCACTTATTTCCTAATACGAACTATCTCATCCTTCGCAACAGCTCCTACTCCTTCATCAACTTCTCCCTCAATACCGCGAGTGCTTGTCTCCTCCAATATTTCACTGTTGGATAACTGACGCCGAGAGTTTCTGCAATTTCGGTTAGTTTCATTCCTTTCATAAAGTGGAGGTCGATGAATTGCTGTTGCTTTGGTTTTAGTTGTTTGATTAAGTCTTGTAAGAACCATTCCTCGTGTTCACTTTCTACTTGTAGTTGATTGGCGATTTGGTTCCAACCGACGTCATCAGGTTGATGTTCGTTATCGTCCTTTCGCGTTTGCCTTTGTAGCTCTGTTTTTAAATACCCTTGGATGTAATGGTAAGCAAAGGTTGAGAATTTCGCCTTTGTTGGATTGTATGAGCGGTATGCCTCCCATAATGCGATTAATGCAATTTGATAGAATTCCTCGTGATTTTTGTAAATGTTCAGCCGTTTTATAATTGATAGAATCATTGGCTGCATTTCCTCTACTACTCTTTCAAACTCTTTTTCCTTGTCTTTCATCGAGTACCCCTTCTGAAAGACGCGCCTTTCTTTTTCTCCCCGGGTACCCTAAAAGTAGGGAAAAAAGCGTGTTTTGGCAAAAGTGTTAAACTTGAGTTTTACCGGTATTTACCGACTATTACTAGAGATAGATCAAGTTATCTCCAATAATTTGCGAAAATACAGCACTTTAAGCATATTTTTCGGGTAAAGTTTTACTTGGTAATTTCGTGTGGTTTTACCGGTAAAATTTAGTAAAAATAGAATGTGATTCCATGCGTTAGAATGGGTTTAACCTCTGTTACGTTAAAGTTATCTAAATTCATTTGTTAACTACTAGAAGATTATGGATTATACTAATGGGAAGCGACTAAGTAGGTGAGTGGAAATGAATAGTTATCGTAATCAGAATCAGGGTAATTTTATAAGGGTTGAGTATGATGACCACCATAATTCAGAGGATAGAGAAGTGTCTGAAGAAGTGATTGATGAATCTGAGGAAGAGTACGGAAATGATATAAGCTTTATTCCAGAGGATCAACGTGAAGTTTTTATTGATAAGGCGCCATTATCTATTTTTGAATTACATAGAAGAAAGTGTACGAGGTGATATCATTCTTCAACCACACTACCAAAGAAAAGATGTCTGGACGAGGTCGAAAAAATCAAAACTTATTGAATCCGTTCTTTGTAACATTCCAATTCCTTCTATATATCTAGCTGAGACGAAAGATGGAGATTGGGAAGTAATTGATGGTCAACAAAGGTTACGGGCGTTCTTTGACTTTATCGAGGGAAAATACAAACTCTCACAAATGCCGATTTTATCCAACCTTAAAAATAAATACTTCAACGATTTAGGTACATATCATAGGAAATTAGAGGATTATCAATTACATATTTTTATTATAAAGAAGGAATCGCATCCAGATATTCATTTGCCGTTATGAACCAATCCAAAATATTGAAACATAAAGATGATATCGTACTGTTGATTGAAAATCTTATTAAAGAAGATGAGCAGTTTAATAAGTCTTTATCGTCAAGTACGTTAACAAAGAGGAATGTTATTTATAGATTTGACAAATGGATTAGTCATTTGAGTGAATTACTTGAAGAAAAGGAGTCTAACAATGATAAAAAATTTCGAAGTAAAAAACTTTAAATGTTATGAAGACTATCATTCGTTTCGGCAGCCAGGTTTAACTTTTGTATCCGGTTCAAATAACTCCGGTAAATCTTCACTTCTTCACGCGATTTATTTATTAACACAAAATAAATCCATTCGTTATCCTGTTTTATCATTAAATGAGGAAATTGACTTAGGTTGAGGCTAAGAATAAAGGAAAATCCGGAATTATGAACAAAACAAAATATCCTGATTTTTGAACAGGTAAAAGGATATCTGACATCAACAGAAAATGATACCGGTCTTAGATATTTTTTTGTTTGTTAAGGTTTTCATGACTTCAATAGATTATTCAATCTATGCTGGATTAATAACGAATCCTTTACTGGAAGATAGGTCGATTGTATTAAAATAGTTCCATAAAACTGAGCATGAATTAAAAAGAGAAGTTTATCTACTAATTAATAGTATGTTATAACTTCTCTCTAACTGGTGTTTTCTACTAATTGTACTATAAAGATTATTAACTTATATTTTTATATGCCTTTGAATCTTTTTTTATATTGTTATGATTGTGTTTTAACATTCCGAAAAGTCCGGCTACAATTATAAGAATGATTACAATACCACCCATAATTAAGGAAACATCTAATAATAAAACCATTCCTAAACCGACTACTGATGCAATGGTTGAAAGAAGTGTCCATGTTCCAAATGTTTCTTTCAGACTTAATCCGAAATATTCCTTTACCATCCAGAATCCTGCATCATTCACATGAGAAGCGATAGAACTCCCGGCACCTGTTGCAAGAGTAACTAGTGCTAAATTTACATCTGAGGTAGTAGCGAGTAACGGAATAACTAATCCAGCAGTTGAAATCGCTGCTACTGTTGCCGAACCTAAAGCTACACGTAAGATTGCAGCTACAACCCACGCTAAGAGGATGGGTGAAATAGTACTATCAGCGAATAGTTTTGCAATGTAGTCACCTACGCCACCATCAATTAACACTTGTTTAAAAGCACCACCACCACCGATAATTAAAAGCATCATACCAATACTTGCAGCAGCACCAGAACAAGAGTCCATGACTGATTTAACTGAAATCTTCCTTGCAATTCCCATTGTATAGAAAGCTAATAGAAGTGATAGAAGCATCGCAACAGCTGGTGTACCAATAAAGTCTACAAAAGTAAGGAAGAAATTTTGACTAAGCCCTGCAACTTGTACAATCAAATCAACTATTGTTTTAATCATCATTAAAATAACAGGAAATGTAGCTGTAACTAGACTAATACCAAATTTTGGTGTTTCTTCTAATTTAAATATCTTTTGGTCACCTAAACTAGAAATATCTACTTCTTTATTAAAGGCACCAGGGACAATCTTTTTGGATAGTTTTGAAAATAATGGTCCAGCAATCCATACTGC
Proteins encoded:
- the tnpC gene encoding IS66 family transposase, which encodes MVNASSNNQNQNEKLIRLLKEQLAHSNQQNEALSKQIKSLTEQVRYLTKLLYGSKTEKSKYNTLDGQISLFDDDPSFNDSEHTEEQSQQTISYTVVRKVQNKKRNDSLHENVEVKAIHYHPENTICDCCQCQMTEIGTTIVREEAEFIPARMEKVQHIEHAYECKNCKADLSQKAQIKRGKSPQPPIQRSIAGPSVLAKVIYDKFVQYLPLYRQVKEWERYGLNTNDKNLSNWVIRASHDWLLPVYERMKNIMLEKSILHVDETYGQIINRSDGKSGQSNAYNWVFRSVPCQGPAIVLFHSSLSRSRSVLEGFIEDYSGTIVCDGYSAYDKIEGITFANCWAHVRRYWLKADSKNGRIGVKYCDELFRLEREFKHLSPSKRRKKRQKHSKPIVDEFLAWVENSPFYGKNALAKAAEYTLNRANGLKAFLDDGRIEIDNNPAENAIRPNVIGRKNWLFSVSEAGAKANAICLSIAETAKANGVDFYQYLVKLLRDLPNLDIHRNPEIINNYLPWSKTIQAECVK
- a CDS encoding IS4 family transposase, with the protein product MSKKSIGHKKVICQCLSILPTDEFACPLLNYDYDKLSVDSLLKIFVAAQIGKWESYADIEEKIRSDKKLREALNLPSISGSQLSRRINELPTEIAQSFFLKVVYILRDLTKNYKGIDSTIGKLSIVDSTHIKLPPQLCDWAYVTKGWNVVKMHTRLVVLSENVSFPDKILPSTGNVSDFESTDVLIEKSDTTYVMDRGYPSNKNLNDWLEQEIHFVVRLSKNFKFVARENYNITNSVVQKDCKVLVYPSKRPARLVEFIDEDGKLYRLLTTRFDLTADEIMDIYRYRWMIETFFKWIKQHLRIIKIWSTKPQGMWNQMFIALAAYCLSLIVQIKSKTKKTLWEVLRALRTYMFKTWASFLKELHPKKMKTSKGRQKIPIVKEKQDIFVGTIARIKPQKRK
- a CDS encoding REP-associated tyrosine transposase; its protein translation is MSRKHRIWYPGAMYHITARGNKRAAIFKIKQDYEMYLTLLDEVRNKYPFQLHAYCLMTNHLHLQIETIRDHIQYIMKDLHSRYAIYLNKRLKTDGHVFQGRYGAQLIQDDSYFLEVSRYIHRNPLEAKMVKRAEAYPWSSYASYIFNEGNPYIDKSKTYAYFPEPSHLYYQRFVESNLDLKEMDVKEGKAWELVLQV
- a CDS encoding YifB family Mg chelatase-like AAA ATPase, with protein sequence MGASVTSIGLKGLEGYRVQVEVQAMDGMDAIVIVGLPDASVKESKERISAALVSMGYSMHEKKVVINLSPAEQKKNGPLFDLPMAIGMLISMNEIKVQIPPDTAFIGALSLAGHIRPVEGMLPAVLAARRLGIHTIYMPYDEQLPALSFPDLEIIYVAHLQDVLQHLNGQPVLPIFTQAQTRAEEQQLSNRIDFQEIIGHKHAKLALEVAAAGEHHVLMSGPPGCGKSFLAESFPSILSPLTEEARLEMISLYHLSGETLENTKTPPFRNPHHTASGVSIIGGGQNPKPGEVSLAHRGVLFLDEIAEFSKKTLDMLRQPLEAGRVTISRAHSTVTYPAQFILIGAMNPCPCGFLGSNTHYCTCTPNKIQSYQNKLSGPIRDRFDIFLSLRPVDLNKRHKENQESSEVVRKRVAQARERQYERYGVEICNSRVSYEELMKKSPLTHQQQNLLKQLSAKRNFSNRTQIKIIRLARTISDLKGEEAITDESLWQAVQLNNREMSTKDKRKVVFSWA
- a CDS encoding retropepsin-like aspartic protease → MIEIKEVSGLPFTEVHVNFRGKSIRLENVLIDTGSAGTIFNVNKLEKIGVKPEANDVTQTIQGIGGIEFVYTKSIDKIKISEEIAISNFLVELGSMDYGLELNGIIGYDFMKEVGLVIDLKKFNISI
- a CDS encoding sigma-70 family RNA polymerase sigma factor; this encodes MKDKEKEFERVVEEMQPMILSIIKRLNIYKNHEEFYQIALIALWEAYRSYNPTKAKFSTFAYHYIQGYLKTELQRQTRKDDNEHQPDDVGWNQIANQLQVESEHEEWFLQDLIKQLKPKQQQFIDLHFMKGMKLTEIAETLGVSYPTVKYWRRQALAVLREKLMKE
- a CDS encoding DUF262 domain-containing protein, with the protein product MNYIEESVRGDIILQPHYQRKDVWTRSKKSKLIESVLCNIPIPSIYLAETKDGDWEVIDGQQRLRAFFDFIEGKYKLSQMPILSNLKNKYFNDLGTYHRKLEDYQLHIFIIKKESHPDIHLPL
- a CDS encoding AAA family ATPase → MIKNFEVKNFKCYEDYHSFRQPGLTFVSGSNNSGKSSLLHAIYLLTQNKSIRYPVLSLNEEIDLG
- a CDS encoding gluconate:H+ symporter, with amino-acid sequence MPLLTVALGVVILLVLISILKLNTFVSLLITAFAVAILLGMPLGDIVTSIQGGIGGTLSSIAIIFGLGAMLGRVIADAGGAHRIAITLIDKFGKQRIQLAVVVASFIIGIAMFFEVGLVLLIPIIFSIVRELKVSPMHLGIPMLAALLATHGFLPPHPGPTVIAGQYGADLGTVLLYGIICAIPAVWIAGPLFSKLSKKIVPGAFNKEVDISSLGDQKIFKLEETPKFGISLVTATFPVILMMIKTIVDLIVQVAGLSQNFFLTFVDFIGTPAVAMLLSLLLAFYTMGIARKISVKSVMDSCSGAAASIGMMLLIIGGGGAFKQVLIDGGVGDYIAKLFADSTISPILLAWVVAAILRVALGSATVAAISTAGLVIPLLATTSDVNLALVTLATGAGSSIASHVNDAGFWMVKEYFGLSLKETFGTWTLLSTIASVVGLGMVLLLDVSLIMGGIVIILIIVAGLFGMLKHNHNNIKKDSKAYKNIS